A genomic region of Zalophus californianus isolate mZalCal1 chromosome 1, mZalCal1.pri.v2, whole genome shotgun sequence contains the following coding sequences:
- the NISCH gene encoding nischarin isoform X2, with translation MAAVARSFGSEREAEPVKEARVVGSELVDTYTVYIIQVAVGSHEWTVKHRYSDFYELHEKLVAERKIDKNLLPPKKIIGKNSRSLVEKREKDLEVYLQTLLAAFPGVAPSVLAHFLHFHLYEINGITAALAEELFEKGEQLLGAGEVFAIGPLQLYAVTEQLHHGKPTCASGDAKTDLGHILDFTCRLKYLKVSGTEGPFGTSNIQEQLLPFDLSIFKSLHQVEISHCGARHIRGLVASKPTLATMSVRFSATSMKEVLVPEASEFDEWEPEGTALEGPVTAVIPTWQALTTLDLSHNSISEIDESVKLIPKIEFLDLSHNGVLVVDNLQHLYNLVHLDLSYNKLSSLEGVHTKLGNIKTLNLAGNLLESLSGLHKLYSLVNLDLRDNRIEQMEEVRSIGSLPCLEHVALLNNPLSIIPDYRTKVLAQFGERASEVCLDNTATTEKELDTVEVLKAIQKAKEVKSKLNNPEKKIIEDSRLSAAPCVRPSGSPPSVAPTSASLPQPILSNQGIMFVQEEALASSLSSTDSLTPEDRPIARGCSDSLESIPSGQAPSDDLRDIPGAVGGVSPEHAEPEVQVVPGSGQIIFLPFTCIGYTATNQDFIQRLSALIRQAIERQLPAWIEAANQREEGQGEQGEGDDDDDDDDAAENRYFEMGPPDAEEEEEEEEGGQGEEEEEEEEEEEDGEEERLALEWALGADEDFLLEHIRILKVLWCFLIHVQGSIRQFAACLVLTDFGVAVFEIPHQESRGSGQHILSSLRFVFCFPHGDLTEFGFLMPELCLVLKVRHSENTLFIISDAANLHEFHADLRSCFAPQHMAMLCSPVLYGSHTSLQEFLRQLLTFYKVAGGCQERSQGCFPVYLVYSDKRMVQTAAGDYSGNIEWASCTLCSAVRRSCCAPSEAVKSAAIPYWLLLTPQHLNVIKADFNPMPNRGTHNCRNRNSFKLSRVPLSTVLLDPTRSCTQPRGAFADGHVLELLVGYRFVTAIFVLPHEKFHFLRIYNQLRASLQDLKTVVIAKTPATGARSQSPLVEGQAAEDRASSDQRPQEAPAEAPAPAPAPAPAPAEAPALDLAPVEGLAPALEEALGPVEASLPSSAPAEASAPEQSPAESPAESPAPASVEAPAPAEPQVQAEAPAQYPSEHLIRSTSEENQLPSHLPACPSLRHIASLRGSTIIELFHGSIAEVENEELRHLMWSSVVFYQTPGLEVTACVLLSTKAVYFVLHDGLRRYFSEPLQDFWHQKNTDYNNSPFHISQCFVLKLSDLQAVNVGLFDQYFRLTGSSPMQVVTCLTRDSYLTHCFLQHLMGVLSSLERTPSPEPVDKDFYSEFGNKTAGKLENYELIHSSRVKFTYPSEEEIGDLTFTVAQKMADPEKVPSLSILLYVQAFQVGTPPPGRCRGMLRPKTLLLTSAEIFLLDEDFVHYPLPEFAKEPPQRDRYRLDDGRRVRDLDRVLMGYQTYPQALTLVFDDVQGHDLMGSVTLDHFGEVPGGPTGAGQGREVQWQVFVPSAESREKLISLLARQWEALCGRELPVELTG, from the exons GAGATAAATGGCATCACCGCGGCACTGGCTGAGGAGCTCTTTGAAAAAG GAGAACAGCTCCTGGGGGCCGGTGAGGTCTTTGCCATCGGGCCCCTGCAGCTCTACGCGGTCACCGAGCAGCTGCACCACGGAAAGCCCACGTGTGCCAGTGGGGACGCCAAGACTGACCTCGGGCACATCCTGGACTTCACCTGTCGCCTTAAGTACTTGAAG GTTTCCGGCACAGAAGGACCATTTGGAACCAGCAACATTCAAGAGCAACTCCTGCCTTTTGATCTGTCAATATTCAAGTCTCTTCACCAGGTGGAG ATAAGTCACTGTGGTGCCAGGCACATCCGGGGACTCGTCGCGTCAAAGCCCACCCTAGCCACAATGAGTGTCCGCTTCTCCGCAACCTCTATGAAG GAAGTCCTTGTTCCCGAAGCCTCGGAATTTGATGAGTGGGAGCCAGAAGGCACGGCCCTGGAAGGCCCTGTGACCGCTGTCATCCCCACCTGGCAGGCACTGACCACTCTAGACCTGAGCCACAACAGCATCTCTGAGATTGACGAGTCTGTG aaactGATCCCAAAGATCGAGTTCCTGGACCTGAGTCACAATGGAGTACTGGTTGTGGACAACCTGCAG CACCTGTACAATCTTGTGCACCTGGACCTGTCCTACAACAAGCTCTCCTCCTTGGAGGGGGTGCACACCAAACTTGGGAACATCAAGACCCTCAACCTGGCGGGCAACCTCCTGGAGAGTCTGAGTGGCCTGCACAAGCTGTACTCCCTGGTCAACCTGGACCTCCGCGACAACAGGATCGAGCAG ATGGAGGAGGTCAGGAGCATCGGCAGCCTCCCGTGTCTGGAGCACGTGGCCCTGCTGAACAACCCTCTGAGCATCATCCCTGACTACCGAACCAAGGTGCTGGCTCAGTTTGGAGAGAGGGCCTCCGAG GTCTGTTTGGACAACACAGCGACCACAGAGAAGGAGCTGGACACCGTGGAAGTGCTAAAAGCAATTCAGAAAGCCAAGGAGGTCAAGTCAAAGTTGAACAACCCAGAGAAGAAG ATCATTGAGGATTCCCGGCTCTCAGCCGCCCCCTGCGTCCGACCCAGCGGCTCCCCTCCCAGCGTGGCTCCCACCTccgcctccctgccccagcccatcCTCTCTAACCAAG GTATCATGTTCGTGCAGGAGGAGGCCCTGGCCAGCAGCCTCTCATCCACAGACAGTCTGACACCCGAGGACCGGCCCATTGCCCGGGGATGCTCTGATTCCTTAGAGTCCATCCCTTCCGGACAG GCACCTTCTGATGATTTACGGGACATACCCGGAGCTGTTGGCGGTGTGAG CCCGGAGCATGCGGAGCCGGAGGTTCAGGTGGTGCCCGGGTCTGGCCAGATCATCTTCCTGCCCTTCACCTGTATCGGCTACACAGCCACCAACCAGGACTTCATCCAGCGCCTGAGCGCGCTCATCCGGCAGGCCATCGAGCGGCAGCTGCCCGCCTGGATCGAGGCTGCCAACCAGCGAGAGGAGGGCCAGGGCGAGCAGGGCGAGGGTGACGACGATGACGACGACGACGATGCTGCTGAGAACCGCTACTTCGAGATGGGGCCCCCGGatgcggaggaggaggaggaggaggaggagggtggccagggggaggaggaggaggaggaggaggaggaggaggaggacggcGAGGAGGAGCGCCTGGCCCTGGAGTGGGCCCTGGGCGCCGATGAGGACTTCCTGCTGGAGCACATTCGCATCCTCAAGGTGCTGTGGTGCTTCCTGATCCACGTGCAGGGCAGCATCCGCCAGTTCGCCGCCTGCCTCGTGCTCACCGACTTCGGCGTCGCCGTCTTCGAGATCCCGCACCAGGAGTCGCGGGGCAGCGGCCAGCACATCCTGTCGTCCCTGCGCTTCGTCTTCTGCTTCCCGCACGGCGACCTCACCGAGTTCGGCTTCCTCATGCCGGAGCTGTGCCTGGTGCTCAAGGTGCGGCACAGCGAGAACACACTCTTCATCATCTCGGACGCTGCCAACCTGCACGAGTTCCACGCTGACCTGCGCTCCTGCTTCGCCCCGCAGCACATGGCCATGCTGTGCAGCCCCGTGCTCTACGGCAGCCACACCAGCCTGCAGGAGTTCCTCCGCCAGCTGCTCACCTTCTACAAGGTGGCGGGCGGCTGCCAGGAGCGTAGCCAGGGCTGCTTCCCCGTCTACCTGGTCTACAGTGACAAGCGCATGGTGCAGACCGCCGCCGGGGACTACTCGGGCAACATCGAGTGGGCCAGCTGCACGCTCTGCTCGGCCGTGCGCCGCTCCTGCTGTGCACCCTCCGAGGCCGTCAAGTCCGCTGCCATCCCCTACTGGTTACTGCTCACGCCCCAGCACCTCAACGTCATCAAGGCCGACTTCAACCCCATGCCCAACCGCGGCACCCACAACTGTCGCAACCGCAACAGCTTCAAGCTCAGCCGCGTGCCGCTGTCCACGGTGCTGCTGGACCCCACGCGTAGCTGCACCCAGCCCCGGGGCGCCTTCGCCGATGGCCACGTGCTGGAGCTGCTCGTGGGCTACCGCTTTGTCACTGCCATCTTTGTGCTGCCCCATGAGAAGTTCCACTTCCTGCGCATCTACAACCAGCTACGGGCCTCGCTGCAGGACCTAAAGACCGTGGTCATCGCCAAGACCCCCGCGACCGGGGCCCGGTCCCAGAGCCCCCTTGTGGAAGGCCAGGCTGCCGAGGACAGGGCCAG CAGTGACCAGCGGCCCCAGGAAGCCCCAGCAGaggctccagctccagccccagccccagccccagccccagcggAGGCTCCAGCCTTGGACCTGGCCCCGGTGGAGGGCCTAGCTCCGGCCCTGGAAGAGGCCTTGGGCCCAGTGGAGGCCTCGCTTCCATCTTCGGCCCCAGCAGAGGCCTCAGCCCCAGAGCAGTCCCCAGCGGAGAGCCCAGCGGagagcccagccccagcctctgtGGAGGCCCCGGCCCCGGCCGAGCCCCAGGTGCAGGCGGAGGCCCCCGCTCAGTACCCAAGCGAGCACCTGATCCGCTCCACGTCGGAGGAGAATCAGCTCCCCTCACACCTGCCCGCCTGCCCGTCCCTCCGTCACATCGCCAGCCTGCGGGGGAGCACCATCATCGAGCTCTTTCATGGCAGTATCGCCGAG GTGGAGAACGAGGAGCTGAGGCACCTCATGTGGTCCTCAGTGGTGTTCTACCAGACCCCGGGGCTGGAGGTCACCGCCTGCGTGCTGCTCTCCACCAAGGCTGTGTACTTCGTGCTGCATGATGGCCTGCGCCGCTACTTCTCTGAGCCCCTGCAGG ATTTCTGGCATCAGAAGAACACAGACTACAACAACAGTCCCTTCCACATTTCCCAGTGCTTTGTTTTAAAGCTCAGCGACTTGCAGGCAGTCAACGTTGGGCTTTTTGACCAGTATTTCCGGCTGACGG GCTCCTCCCCGATGCAGGTGGTTACCTGCTTGACACGGGACAGCTACCTGACACACTGCTTCCTGCAGCACCTCATGGGCGTGCTGTCCTCACTAGAGCGCACACCCTCCCCTGAGCCTGTCGACAAGGACTTCTACTCCGAGTTTGGGAACAAGACTGCAG GGAAGCTGGAAAACTACGAGCTGATCCACTCAAGCCGCGTCAAGTTCACCTACCCCAGTGAGGAGGAGATCGGGGACCTGACATTCACTGTGGCCCAGAAGATGGCCGACCCAGAGAAGGTGCCATCCCTCAGCATCCTGCTATATGTGCAGGCCTTCCAGGTGGGCACACCGCCTCCCGGCCGCTGCAGGGGCATGCTGCGCCCCAAGACGCTCCTCCTCACCAGTGCAGAGATCTTCCTCCTGGACGAGGACTTCGTCCACTACCCACTGCCCGAGTTCGCCAAAGAGCCCCCGCAGCGAGACCGGTACCGGCTGGATGACGGCCGCCGCGTCCGGGACCTGGACCGCGTGCTCATGGGCTACCAGACCTACCCGCAGGCCCTGACCCTCGTGTTTGACGACGTGCAGGGCCACGACCTCATGGGCAGCGTCACCCTGGACCACTTCGGGGAGGTGCCGGGTGGTCCCACTGGAGCCGGCCAGGGCCGTGAGGTCCAGTGGCAGGTGTTCGTGCCCAGCGCCGAGAGCCGCGAGAAGCTCATCTCGCTGTTGGCCCGCCAGTGGGAGGCCCTGTGCGGCCGGGAGCTGCCCGTCGAGCTCACCGGCTAG
- the NISCH gene encoding nischarin isoform X1, with protein sequence MAAVARSFGSEREAEPVKEARVVGSELVDTYTVYIIQVAVGSHEWTVKHRYSDFYELHEKLVAERKIDKNLLPPKKIIGKNSRSLVEKREKDLEVYLQTLLAAFPGVAPSVLAHFLHFHLYEINGITAALAEELFEKGEQLLGAGEVFAIGPLQLYAVTEQLHHGKPTCASGDAKTDLGHILDFTCRLKYLKVSGTEGPFGTSNIQEQLLPFDLSIFKSLHQVEISHCGARHIRGLVASKPTLATMSVRFSATSMKEVLVPEASEFDEWEPEGTALEGPVTAVIPTWQALTTLDLSHNSISEIDESVKLIPKIEFLDLSHNGVLVVDNLQHLYNLVHLDLSYNKLSSLEGVHTKLGNIKTLNLAGNLLESLSGLHKLYSLVNLDLRDNRIEQMEEVRSIGSLPCLEHVALLNNPLSIIPDYRTKVLAQFGERASEVCLDNTATTEKELDTVEVLKAIQKAKEVKSKLNNPEKKIIEDSRLSAAPCVRPSGSPPSVAPTSASLPQPILSNQGIMFVQEEALASSLSSTDSLTPEDRPIARGCSDSLESIPSGQAPSDDLRDIPGAVGGVSPEHAEPEVQVVPGSGQIIFLPFTCIGYTATNQDFIQRLSALIRQAIERQLPAWIEAANQREEGQGEQGEGDDDDDDDDAAENRYFEMGPPDAEEEEEEEEGGQGEEEEEEEEEEEDGEEERLALEWALGADEDFLLEHIRILKVLWCFLIHVQGSIRQFAACLVLTDFGVAVFEIPHQESRGSGQHILSSLRFVFCFPHGDLTEFGFLMPELCLVLKVRHSENTLFIISDAANLHEFHADLRSCFAPQHMAMLCSPVLYGSHTSLQEFLRQLLTFYKVAGGCQERSQGCFPVYLVYSDKRMVQTAAGDYSGNIEWASCTLCSAVRRSCCAPSEAVKSAAIPYWLLLTPQHLNVIKADFNPMPNRGTHNCRNRNSFKLSRVPLSTVLLDPTRSCTQPRGAFADGHVLELLVGYRFVTAIFVLPHEKFHFLRIYNQLRASLQDLKTVVIAKTPATGARSQSPLVEGQAAEDRARCSSDQRPQEAPAEAPAPAPAPAPAPAEAPALDLAPVEGLAPALEEALGPVEASLPSSAPAEASAPEQSPAESPAESPAPASVEAPAPAEPQVQAEAPAQYPSEHLIRSTSEENQLPSHLPACPSLRHIASLRGSTIIELFHGSIAEVENEELRHLMWSSVVFYQTPGLEVTACVLLSTKAVYFVLHDGLRRYFSEPLQDFWHQKNTDYNNSPFHISQCFVLKLSDLQAVNVGLFDQYFRLTGSSPMQVVTCLTRDSYLTHCFLQHLMGVLSSLERTPSPEPVDKDFYSEFGNKTAGKLENYELIHSSRVKFTYPSEEEIGDLTFTVAQKMADPEKVPSLSILLYVQAFQVGTPPPGRCRGMLRPKTLLLTSAEIFLLDEDFVHYPLPEFAKEPPQRDRYRLDDGRRVRDLDRVLMGYQTYPQALTLVFDDVQGHDLMGSVTLDHFGEVPGGPTGAGQGREVQWQVFVPSAESREKLISLLARQWEALCGRELPVELTG encoded by the exons GAGATAAATGGCATCACCGCGGCACTGGCTGAGGAGCTCTTTGAAAAAG GAGAACAGCTCCTGGGGGCCGGTGAGGTCTTTGCCATCGGGCCCCTGCAGCTCTACGCGGTCACCGAGCAGCTGCACCACGGAAAGCCCACGTGTGCCAGTGGGGACGCCAAGACTGACCTCGGGCACATCCTGGACTTCACCTGTCGCCTTAAGTACTTGAAG GTTTCCGGCACAGAAGGACCATTTGGAACCAGCAACATTCAAGAGCAACTCCTGCCTTTTGATCTGTCAATATTCAAGTCTCTTCACCAGGTGGAG ATAAGTCACTGTGGTGCCAGGCACATCCGGGGACTCGTCGCGTCAAAGCCCACCCTAGCCACAATGAGTGTCCGCTTCTCCGCAACCTCTATGAAG GAAGTCCTTGTTCCCGAAGCCTCGGAATTTGATGAGTGGGAGCCAGAAGGCACGGCCCTGGAAGGCCCTGTGACCGCTGTCATCCCCACCTGGCAGGCACTGACCACTCTAGACCTGAGCCACAACAGCATCTCTGAGATTGACGAGTCTGTG aaactGATCCCAAAGATCGAGTTCCTGGACCTGAGTCACAATGGAGTACTGGTTGTGGACAACCTGCAG CACCTGTACAATCTTGTGCACCTGGACCTGTCCTACAACAAGCTCTCCTCCTTGGAGGGGGTGCACACCAAACTTGGGAACATCAAGACCCTCAACCTGGCGGGCAACCTCCTGGAGAGTCTGAGTGGCCTGCACAAGCTGTACTCCCTGGTCAACCTGGACCTCCGCGACAACAGGATCGAGCAG ATGGAGGAGGTCAGGAGCATCGGCAGCCTCCCGTGTCTGGAGCACGTGGCCCTGCTGAACAACCCTCTGAGCATCATCCCTGACTACCGAACCAAGGTGCTGGCTCAGTTTGGAGAGAGGGCCTCCGAG GTCTGTTTGGACAACACAGCGACCACAGAGAAGGAGCTGGACACCGTGGAAGTGCTAAAAGCAATTCAGAAAGCCAAGGAGGTCAAGTCAAAGTTGAACAACCCAGAGAAGAAG ATCATTGAGGATTCCCGGCTCTCAGCCGCCCCCTGCGTCCGACCCAGCGGCTCCCCTCCCAGCGTGGCTCCCACCTccgcctccctgccccagcccatcCTCTCTAACCAAG GTATCATGTTCGTGCAGGAGGAGGCCCTGGCCAGCAGCCTCTCATCCACAGACAGTCTGACACCCGAGGACCGGCCCATTGCCCGGGGATGCTCTGATTCCTTAGAGTCCATCCCTTCCGGACAG GCACCTTCTGATGATTTACGGGACATACCCGGAGCTGTTGGCGGTGTGAG CCCGGAGCATGCGGAGCCGGAGGTTCAGGTGGTGCCCGGGTCTGGCCAGATCATCTTCCTGCCCTTCACCTGTATCGGCTACACAGCCACCAACCAGGACTTCATCCAGCGCCTGAGCGCGCTCATCCGGCAGGCCATCGAGCGGCAGCTGCCCGCCTGGATCGAGGCTGCCAACCAGCGAGAGGAGGGCCAGGGCGAGCAGGGCGAGGGTGACGACGATGACGACGACGACGATGCTGCTGAGAACCGCTACTTCGAGATGGGGCCCCCGGatgcggaggaggaggaggaggaggaggagggtggccagggggaggaggaggaggaggaggaggaggaggaggaggacggcGAGGAGGAGCGCCTGGCCCTGGAGTGGGCCCTGGGCGCCGATGAGGACTTCCTGCTGGAGCACATTCGCATCCTCAAGGTGCTGTGGTGCTTCCTGATCCACGTGCAGGGCAGCATCCGCCAGTTCGCCGCCTGCCTCGTGCTCACCGACTTCGGCGTCGCCGTCTTCGAGATCCCGCACCAGGAGTCGCGGGGCAGCGGCCAGCACATCCTGTCGTCCCTGCGCTTCGTCTTCTGCTTCCCGCACGGCGACCTCACCGAGTTCGGCTTCCTCATGCCGGAGCTGTGCCTGGTGCTCAAGGTGCGGCACAGCGAGAACACACTCTTCATCATCTCGGACGCTGCCAACCTGCACGAGTTCCACGCTGACCTGCGCTCCTGCTTCGCCCCGCAGCACATGGCCATGCTGTGCAGCCCCGTGCTCTACGGCAGCCACACCAGCCTGCAGGAGTTCCTCCGCCAGCTGCTCACCTTCTACAAGGTGGCGGGCGGCTGCCAGGAGCGTAGCCAGGGCTGCTTCCCCGTCTACCTGGTCTACAGTGACAAGCGCATGGTGCAGACCGCCGCCGGGGACTACTCGGGCAACATCGAGTGGGCCAGCTGCACGCTCTGCTCGGCCGTGCGCCGCTCCTGCTGTGCACCCTCCGAGGCCGTCAAGTCCGCTGCCATCCCCTACTGGTTACTGCTCACGCCCCAGCACCTCAACGTCATCAAGGCCGACTTCAACCCCATGCCCAACCGCGGCACCCACAACTGTCGCAACCGCAACAGCTTCAAGCTCAGCCGCGTGCCGCTGTCCACGGTGCTGCTGGACCCCACGCGTAGCTGCACCCAGCCCCGGGGCGCCTTCGCCGATGGCCACGTGCTGGAGCTGCTCGTGGGCTACCGCTTTGTCACTGCCATCTTTGTGCTGCCCCATGAGAAGTTCCACTTCCTGCGCATCTACAACCAGCTACGGGCCTCGCTGCAGGACCTAAAGACCGTGGTCATCGCCAAGACCCCCGCGACCGGGGCCCGGTCCCAGAGCCCCCTTGTGGAAGGCCAGGCTGCCGAGGACAGGGCCAG GTGCAGCAGTGACCAGCGGCCCCAGGAAGCCCCAGCAGaggctccagctccagccccagccccagccccagccccagcggAGGCTCCAGCCTTGGACCTGGCCCCGGTGGAGGGCCTAGCTCCGGCCCTGGAAGAGGCCTTGGGCCCAGTGGAGGCCTCGCTTCCATCTTCGGCCCCAGCAGAGGCCTCAGCCCCAGAGCAGTCCCCAGCGGAGAGCCCAGCGGagagcccagccccagcctctgtGGAGGCCCCGGCCCCGGCCGAGCCCCAGGTGCAGGCGGAGGCCCCCGCTCAGTACCCAAGCGAGCACCTGATCCGCTCCACGTCGGAGGAGAATCAGCTCCCCTCACACCTGCCCGCCTGCCCGTCCCTCCGTCACATCGCCAGCCTGCGGGGGAGCACCATCATCGAGCTCTTTCATGGCAGTATCGCCGAG GTGGAGAACGAGGAGCTGAGGCACCTCATGTGGTCCTCAGTGGTGTTCTACCAGACCCCGGGGCTGGAGGTCACCGCCTGCGTGCTGCTCTCCACCAAGGCTGTGTACTTCGTGCTGCATGATGGCCTGCGCCGCTACTTCTCTGAGCCCCTGCAGG ATTTCTGGCATCAGAAGAACACAGACTACAACAACAGTCCCTTCCACATTTCCCAGTGCTTTGTTTTAAAGCTCAGCGACTTGCAGGCAGTCAACGTTGGGCTTTTTGACCAGTATTTCCGGCTGACGG GCTCCTCCCCGATGCAGGTGGTTACCTGCTTGACACGGGACAGCTACCTGACACACTGCTTCCTGCAGCACCTCATGGGCGTGCTGTCCTCACTAGAGCGCACACCCTCCCCTGAGCCTGTCGACAAGGACTTCTACTCCGAGTTTGGGAACAAGACTGCAG GGAAGCTGGAAAACTACGAGCTGATCCACTCAAGCCGCGTCAAGTTCACCTACCCCAGTGAGGAGGAGATCGGGGACCTGACATTCACTGTGGCCCAGAAGATGGCCGACCCAGAGAAGGTGCCATCCCTCAGCATCCTGCTATATGTGCAGGCCTTCCAGGTGGGCACACCGCCTCCCGGCCGCTGCAGGGGCATGCTGCGCCCCAAGACGCTCCTCCTCACCAGTGCAGAGATCTTCCTCCTGGACGAGGACTTCGTCCACTACCCACTGCCCGAGTTCGCCAAAGAGCCCCCGCAGCGAGACCGGTACCGGCTGGATGACGGCCGCCGCGTCCGGGACCTGGACCGCGTGCTCATGGGCTACCAGACCTACCCGCAGGCCCTGACCCTCGTGTTTGACGACGTGCAGGGCCACGACCTCATGGGCAGCGTCACCCTGGACCACTTCGGGGAGGTGCCGGGTGGTCCCACTGGAGCCGGCCAGGGCCGTGAGGTCCAGTGGCAGGTGTTCGTGCCCAGCGCCGAGAGCCGCGAGAAGCTCATCTCGCTGTTGGCCCGCCAGTGGGAGGCCCTGTGCGGCCGGGAGCTGCCCGTCGAGCTCACCGGCTAG